In one window of Deinococcota bacterium DNA:
- a CDS encoding class I SAM-dependent methyltransferase — MLTARPFSSLARVYDAIMEDVDYDGWAGFVLDTVRAEGWRGRRVLDLGCGTGNSTFPFFMRGYEVTGLDASAEMLAVAQDKLPPVPFVQGDFTTFALDTRFDLVVSIFDSLNNLLTLEALLITARRAHEHLTPGGYLMFDVNTTAGLRELWQGDRAEGWVGEIYYLWRHSFDEASGLAKVEAYCRSPEGEFTEVHLERPYDPPELRTLLAEAGFEGVRILSYPGGEEADEEAERVWVVGRKQG; from the coding sequence GTGCTCACCGCCAGACCCTTTTCCTCGCTCGCCCGCGTCTACGACGCCATCATGGAGGACGTGGACTACGACGGCTGGGCGGGTTTCGTCCTGGACACGGTGCGGGCCGAGGGCTGGCGGGGCCGGCGCGTGCTCGACCTCGGCTGCGGCACGGGCAACTCCACCTTTCCCTTCTTCATGCGCGGCTACGAGGTGACCGGCCTCGACGCCTCGGCGGAGATGCTGGCCGTAGCCCAAGACAAGCTGCCGCCCGTCCCCTTCGTGCAGGGCGACTTTACCACCTTTGCTCTGGACACGCGCTTCGACCTCGTCGTGTCCATCTTCGACTCGCTCAACAACCTGCTCACGCTCGAGGCCCTTTTGATAACGGCGCGGCGCGCCCACGAGCACCTGACGCCCGGCGGCTACCTCATGTTCGACGTGAACACCACCGCAGGCCTGCGCGAACTCTGGCAAGGTGACCGCGCCGAGGGCTGGGTGGGGGAGATCTACTACCTGTGGCGGCATTCCTTCGACGAGGCGAGCGGCCTGGCCAAGGTCGAGGCCTACTGCCGCTCGCCTGAGGGCGAGTTTACCGAGGTTCATCTCGAGCGCCCCTACGACCCGCCCGAACTCCGCACGCTGCTCGCCGAGGCGGGCTTTGAGGGCGTTCGCATCCTCAGCTATCCGGGTGGCGAAGAGGCCGACGAGGAGGCGGAGCGGGTCTGGGTGGTTGGACGGAAACAGGGCTGA